DNA sequence from the Nicotiana tomentosiformis chromosome 3, ASM39032v3, whole genome shotgun sequence genome:
gtacttgcgttccagTTATGGaaatcacttgtccttggtagtatTAGATTCTGATtttgttcatttatattttaaacagatgttgtaattatttcaattcagtttttGTAAAAACCTAAGTCTTAGTGGCtgatgacttgtactaccagtccttgagaatAATTTGTATAAAATAATTCAGTTATATTGACATTATttctctcagtaaatctcatttgaatatGATTGTTGCTATTTGTCTTACCTAgcagttgggttaggtgccatcacgactagttgaattttgggtcatgacaatttaTCTAATGTTATTCCTTGATTTCCAAAGTTTTCTAAAATGATTGCACCAATAGACATAATACTAATCTAGCTATATGAAGATTAAAGGGGTGTATTTGCTAAtttaaaagtttatttttattttatgttttaaatCATATTTTTAATGATTAaggctcttgcagaaatgcagggtaaggctgcgtacgatagacccttgtgaTCCGGCCTTTTTTCGGACCCCGCTCATAGCGGGAGtttagtgcaccggactgccctttTCAATCATATTTTTAATAGACTTTGAATCGAGATAACTATATCGAATTAGACTAAAGTTATCCAATATGgtgataatatttttttttatgcaCCAAAAATCTTGTAAaatcaaaataaattaatttaaagtgaATCGAACCAATCGAACCGGACCGAATCAACTCAAAACGGATCAAACCTACTAAATGTATACCCTAATCCAATCTCCATCACTAATGGTAGACAATGGCACCCATAGTCATCAAATCCTAGATCTGCCTATGTTAATACCGCATATCCAAATATTCTAAGATGAGAAATATTTGGCTCCTGGCCAAAAGCTAATTGTAATGTggagactttatgataacttgtaGTCCTGATCCGTACAAGAGTTGTTGCATGAAAAATAGCATGACCACATGCTGATATGGGAAGTTTTGTTAtcataagcattggtctagcaattaattggagACGTTTGATCAATGACTCTGCTagatcattttgagtatgaacatgagcaactGGATGCTCAATTGTTATACCAGTTGATATACAATAATCATTAAAAGCCTGAGATGTAAATTCAtcagcattatcaagacgaacTGTCTTAACTGCATAATCTGGAAACTGTACTCTTAATCTTATTAATTGAGCCAGTAACCTCGCAAAGGCCATATTGCGGGTTGATAACAAGCACACATGCtaccatcttgtagatgcatctatcaaaactatataatatttgaatggtccacatggagggtGTGTGGGCCCACGCATATCACcctgtatacgttccaaaaatgcaagagattcaactccaactttaattactgatggtctaataatcagtTTGCCTTGAGAATatgcaacacaagagaattctttagtttgaagaatcttctggttcttcaatgaatggccatgtgaattctcaattattttgcgCATCATATTATAACCGGGACGGCCCAACCGatcatgccaaataataaaatcattagtaAACCCTTTGtttactatggcatgtgattCGACTACACTAATACTAGTGTAGTATAATCCGGAGGAAAATGCGGGAAGCTTTTCAAGAACATACTTTCTTTCTGcttttattgtagtaatataaaggtattcaaccttttcttcattgttggtctcaatatgatagctattttggagaaaatttttgaaactcaACAAATTTCTTTGAGACCTACTACAATATAATGCATCATTAATAGCCAATATAGTTCCTCCTGGTAGTAATAAAGTCGTTCTTCCAGAgccctcaattaattttgtactaccagatattgttatgatattggattctttcataattaaataagagaaatatctcttATCTTTAAATATGGTGTGCGTCGTAGCACTGTCAAGAAggcatatttcttctttattattcATACGACCAATTGAAGACTAGAAAGTTTTCATATTCttcataaagaaaaagaaaaacaaatacatcataagtaatactgaaaaatttaagaacaaaaaaAACTATACTTAGGAAAGTAAATACTGACAACATAAAACGTTTTATCCAAATATGAATTTCATTAAAAAAAACAATTATTCGTATAATTTTTTTCAGTAATAAGTCTTCAGTTATGATGCTCAAAGAAATCTACAATTTCTAAATGAGTAATATCTGCAAGGCCTTCGAAAACATCATCTTTATAGGCAAGGTTTGCTTCAGCTTTATCATGATTATTCAAAAGGCCTGCCTCAATATTATTTTGAAAGGTCAGAGTCTCAACCTTATTTTGTTTCCCTTTTATGGAGGCTTAATAAAGTTTGACAAAAATGTTTAGGCGTACAACAAATTTGTGCCCTATGATTTTTCATATCATATCGGTGGCAAGTATTACCTTTGCcttttgaaggattattttgagaacccttaATGTTCTCTTGTTTATAACGATCTCCACCATGACGATTATTATTTCGCCTCTTGCCACACCCACGTATATTTAGACGGCCACGATAattattttgtcttctttcagacttttGATCTATCGCTACCATATTCGCTTCTAGAAATGGAGTTGATCCAGTGAGGCGagcttcatgatttttcattaaaaggGTACTATGTTGTTCAGCAaccaaaaaatatgaaattaactCAGAATATTTCTTAAAGCCCTTTTCACGGTATTGTTGTCGTAACACCATatttgaggcatgaaaagtgaaaagAGTCTTTTCCAACATGTCCTCATCATTCATAGGTTTTACCACATAATTTTAGTTGAGAAATTATTCTATATACCGCAGAATTATATTCACTTATGGTCTTATAATCTTGTAGTCGTAAGTGCATCCACTCACGACGAGCTTTTGGCAATACCGTGGCCTTTAGGTGGTCATATCGTTCCTTCAAACTAGTTCATAATTGAAATGGATCTTTTAAGGTTAAATATTCACTTTTTAACCTTTCATCGAGATGATGGCGAAGGAAAATCATGGCTTTCGCCTTATCCTAACTTGATGCTTCATTTCTTTCTTTAATAGTGTCACCAAGACT
Encoded proteins:
- the LOC138906939 gene encoding uncharacterized protein, producing MNDEDMLEKTLFTFHASNMVLRQQYREKGFKKYSELISYFLVAEQHSTLLMKNHEARLTGSTPFLEANMVAIDQKSERRQNNYRGRLNIRGCGKRRNNNRHGGDRYKQENIKGSQNNPSKGKASIKGKQNKVETLTFQNNIEAGLLNNHDKAEANLAYKDDVFEGLADITHLEIVDFFEHHN